Sequence from the Exiguobacterium aurantiacum genome:
GTAACATGTCGTAGAGTGCGGTCGCACTCTCGACCTCGAGCGTGTCCGATTCCTCGATGAGCGGCGCGATCACGTACGCTTGCCGTCCGAGCGCGAGTTCGCGCTCGACCATCGCATGGACCTTGTCGATTTGGTCGGTCTTCGCCCAATACGTCTCGATCGGCTTCCGCCCGGCCGGCATCTCGTCAATCGTCGAGACGTCCATCTCGCCGAAAGCGCTGATGGCAAGCGTCCGCGGAATCGGTGTCGCCGTCATATAGAGCACGTCGGCGAGTTCAGCCTTGTCGCGGAGCATCTTGCGCTGTTCGACCCCGAACCGGTGTTGTTCGTCGGTAATCGCCAAATGTAGGCGCGAGAACTCGACCGGTCCTTGAATCAAGGCGTGCGTGCCGACGATGATATCGACCTCCCCCGCTTTGATCGCTTGAAGCAACTCATTACGGGCCTTGCCTTTGACCGAACTCGTCAACAAACCGACTCGAATGCCGTACGGCTCGAACAGTGCCTGGAGCGAGGCGAGATGCTGCTCGGCCAAAATCTCGGTCGGGACCATGAGCGCCCCTTGATAGCCGGCGCTCACCGTCGCATACAAGGCGATCGCGGCAACGACTGTCTTTCCGCTCCCGACATCTCCTTGTAGCAATCGATTCATCCGTTCGGGTGTTTCTAAATCACCGACAATCTCCCGGATGACGCGCGTCTGTGCCCCTGTCAACGGGAACGCAAGTTGTTTGACGAACTCGTTCAATTGAGGCTTATCAAGTGTAAGGGCTCGTCCTTTGCCCGATCGTTCCATCTTCCGGAACGCCTGGAGCTTCAATTGATAGAGCAGACACTCTTCATAGACGTAACTCCGGCGTGCCTGTTTATACGTGTCGACCGAATCGGGGAAATGCATCCCTTTCAACATCGCCTCCCGGTCCTCGAGACGATAGCGTTGCCGAATCAATTCGGGTAGACGGTTCTCGAACGAGGTCGTCTGTTCAAACGCGAGTTTGACGATGCGGCTGAAGTTTTTCTGGGTCAGACCGGCCCGAAGCGAGTAGATTGGTTGCAGCCCGTCCGACAGTTCGCCGAACTCAAGGTCGGTCGCGCTGATCGTCATCCGGTTCATGTCCCATTTCCCTTTGACCGTCACGGTGGCACCGAGCGTGAGCTTGTCTTTATAGAACGCCCGGTTGAACATCGTCACGTGGACGACGTAGCGCTCCTCGAGCAACAGCCGGAATTGGAGTCGGTTCTTGCCTTTACTGTAATAGCGAACGAGCGGTGCCGCCTGGACGGTGCCGCTCCATTTGACGAGGTCACCGTGGATGGCCGTCGTCACGGTGCCGCTATTATAATTTTCATAACGAAACGGGACGTGCTCCAGCACGTCCTCGATTCGTTCGAGACCCATCGTCTCTAATTTTTTGGCCATCTCTGGCCCGACCCC
This genomic interval carries:
- the recG gene encoding ATP-dependent DNA helicase RecG produces the protein MSKSEALTTLKGVGPEMAKKLETMGLERIEDVLEHVPFRYENYNSGTVTTAIHGDLVKWSGTVQAAPLVRYYSKGKNRLQFRLLLEERYVVHVTMFNRAFYKDKLTLGATVTVKGKWDMNRMTISATDLEFGELSDGLQPIYSLRAGLTQKNFSRIVKLAFEQTTSFENRLPELIRQRYRLEDREAMLKGMHFPDSVDTYKQARRSYVYEECLLYQLKLQAFRKMERSGKGRALTLDKPQLNEFVKQLAFPLTGAQTRVIREIVGDLETPERMNRLLQGDVGSGKTVVAAIALYATVSAGYQGALMVPTEILAEQHLASLQALFEPYGIRVGLLTSSVKGKARNELLQAIKAGEVDIIVGTHALIQGPVEFSRLHLAITDEQHRFGVEQRKMLRDKAELADVLYMTATPIPRTLAISAFGEMDVSTIDEMPAGRKPIETYWAKTDQIDKVHAMVERELALGRQAYVIAPLIEESDTLEVESATALYDMLRERFPNYTVGLMHGKLSSTEKDDVMKAFASNALQILVSTTVVEVGVNVPNASLIIIHDAERFGLAQLHQLRGRVGRGADQSYCILVGDPKSDVGKLRLKTMTETNDGFVLAEKDLELRGAGDFFGTAQSGLPSFRVADPVLDLKVMEVAMQDAVRLLGSEAFWNEATYAPLRQYLKRLDLLVGGRLE